A genomic stretch from Thermoanaerobaculia bacterium includes:
- a CDS encoding 6-phosphofructokinase, which translates to MNSKIKRIAINVGGGFVPGLNAVITGATLAAHERGWEIVGIRDGFEGLLFPERYPEGGLLALTPSRVAELAGTTGCLLGTAARSDPFRVGTVDADGMAHEVDRSDELLRLLAAERIDAVVSVVSARALGILWRLSRKGLPTVCVPKSIENDVPATALSFGFNSALSFVADSLERIRQAAQSVRRICVVEVPGANAGWLALQAGMAAGADAVLIPEIPYDLDKVAASLRERAKAGRPYGLVVAATGAVRAMAAEPALAASVSSGFKASLSPASTGEGGSHVIETGGRLASELTLEIQRLTDQETFSLVLGDLAKGGAPTVVDRQLGLGYGVGAVRALSQGQSGSMVVFQPPDLKFVPLSEAINRFRTVPPDGEFVQIARALGISLGS; encoded by the coding sequence ATGAACAGCAAAATCAAACGAATCGCCATCAACGTCGGCGGGGGCTTCGTCCCCGGCTTGAACGCCGTCATCACCGGCGCGACCCTGGCCGCGCACGAGCGGGGCTGGGAGATCGTCGGAATCCGCGACGGGTTCGAGGGGCTGCTGTTCCCCGAGCGCTACCCGGAGGGCGGTCTCCTGGCGCTGACCCCTTCCCGCGTCGCGGAGCTCGCGGGGACGACCGGGTGCCTCCTGGGGACCGCGGCCCGAAGCGACCCGTTCCGCGTCGGGACGGTGGATGCGGACGGCATGGCGCACGAGGTCGACCGGAGCGACGAGCTCCTCCGGCTGCTCGCGGCGGAACGCATCGACGCGGTCGTCTCCGTCGTGAGCGCGCGGGCGCTCGGAATTCTGTGGAGACTGAGCCGAAAGGGCCTTCCGACCGTCTGCGTCCCGAAGTCGATCGAGAACGACGTCCCGGCGACGGCCCTTTCCTTCGGCTTCAACAGCGCACTGAGCTTCGTGGCGGACTCGCTCGAGCGAATTCGCCAGGCCGCGCAGTCCGTCCGGAGGATCTGCGTCGTCGAAGTTCCCGGCGCCAATGCGGGGTGGCTCGCCCTGCAGGCCGGAATGGCCGCGGGCGCCGACGCCGTCCTGATTCCCGAAATCCCGTACGACCTGGACAAGGTCGCGGCCAGCCTCCGGGAGCGCGCGAAGGCCGGCCGGCCCTACGGGCTGGTCGTCGCGGCCACGGGCGCCGTCCGGGCGATGGCGGCCGAGCCGGCGCTCGCCGCCTCCGTCTCTTCCGGCTTCAAGGCGTCGCTCTCCCCCGCCTCGACCGGCGAGGGAGGATCCCACGTCATCGAGACCGGTGGCCGCCTCGCCTCGGAGCTGACGCTCGAGATCCAGCGCCTGACCGACCAGGAGACGTTCTCGCTGGTGCTCGGCGATCTCGCGAAGGGCGGAGCGCCGACCGTCGTGGACCGGCAGCTCGGGCTGGGCTACGGGGTGGGCGCCGTCCGCGCCCTCTCCCAGGGCCAGAGCGGCTCCATGGTGGTGTTCCAGCCGCCGGACCTGAAGTTCGTGCCGTTGTCCGAGGCCATCAACCGTTTCCGGACCGTGCCCCCCGACGGCGAGTTCGTCCAGATCGCGCGGGCCCTGGGCATTTCGCTCGGATCGTGA
- a CDS encoding glycyl-radical enzyme activating protein, with the protein MDPKAMKSNGRTGLVLNIQHFCTHDGPGIRTTVFLKGCSLRCKWCSNPESIRNVPELAYKAGACIGDKECGFCLKGVCPESAIFTAGSGNGAGEKVRINWDLCTNCAACVPVCPTQALYLFGREMTVDEVIDEVEQDQSFYRESGGGMTLSGGECQLQPDFSAALLAEAHRRGIHTAIETAFNVPWTSVEKVLPHVDVVLHDHKLTDAERHRKWTGVPNNRIRENIQRAYETFPDKKFIARTPVIPGVNDDEEHIRAVLAFIKPYRNVVDYELLPYMRFGESKYEFLGRIYEMKDFEPPKPETLQRLQAIVDEAFGRRGAQALRP; encoded by the coding sequence ATGGACCCGAAAGCGATGAAATCGAACGGCCGGACGGGACTGGTCCTCAACATCCAGCACTTCTGCACCCACGACGGACCGGGGATCCGGACGACCGTCTTCCTCAAGGGATGCTCGCTTCGCTGCAAGTGGTGCTCCAATCCCGAGAGCATCCGCAACGTGCCGGAGCTCGCCTACAAGGCGGGCGCCTGCATCGGTGACAAGGAGTGCGGCTTCTGCCTGAAGGGCGTCTGCCCGGAGTCGGCCATCTTCACGGCGGGGTCGGGGAACGGCGCCGGCGAGAAGGTCCGGATCAACTGGGACCTGTGCACCAACTGCGCCGCGTGCGTCCCCGTCTGCCCGACCCAGGCGCTCTATCTCTTCGGGCGCGAGATGACGGTCGACGAGGTGATCGACGAGGTGGAACAGGACCAGAGCTTCTACCGCGAATCCGGAGGCGGCATGACGCTGAGCGGCGGGGAGTGCCAGCTGCAGCCCGACTTCTCCGCCGCGCTGCTCGCCGAAGCGCACCGGCGCGGCATCCACACCGCCATCGAGACCGCGTTCAACGTGCCGTGGACGAGCGTCGAGAAGGTCCTGCCGCACGTGGACGTCGTGCTCCACGACCACAAGCTCACCGATGCGGAGCGCCACCGGAAGTGGACCGGGGTCCCGAACAACCGGATCCGCGAGAACATCCAGCGGGCGTACGAGACCTTCCCCGACAAGAAATTCATCGCGCGGACTCCGGTCATCCCGGGAGTCAACGACGACGAGGAACACATCCGGGCGGTGCTGGCTTTCATCAAGCCCTATCGCAACGTCGTGGATTACGAGCTGCTGCCGTACATGCGCTTCGGGGAGAGCAAGTACGAGTTCCTCGGGCGCATCTACGAGATGAAGGACTTCGAGCCGCCGAAACCGGAGACGCTCCAGCGGCTGCAGGCGATCGTCGACGAAGCGTTCGGTCGCCGCGGAGCGCAGGCGCTTCGGCCGTGA